One part of the Anopheles coustani chromosome 2, idAnoCousDA_361_x.2, whole genome shotgun sequence genome encodes these proteins:
- the LOC131266371 gene encoding ATP-binding cassette sub-family C member 10, producing the protein MVYWDQFWNDICPTGLRPWVETNSDLAPCFQELVLQLPVLVLFATFSSYYYGTHWRRVSRNETQLRALRVRILASIAMAILPALKVFYIFRLHRQVYPVDILLACVQLVAWPIHAGFLLSSVRKGSLSHRGPLVLIVLWTSLLALCSIWLHTNVRTDFWLWYLAHLALYLCYGGTLILPGNAHYLRPRRTEDDERQALLSQSYTRFFEDIEETALGPVEDEANVFSRLVFYWVRPLITKGAAGKLRRNDDLFDLPEALTLHRVTELLQSALDGTRSLFKALHKCFGWEFYLIGLLRLLGDLSGFAGPILLGSLLRTEYNDTSTTIPSPDDIDTGKPVDYRPYYYALGLLSSTVISAFAGVHFNWRMTFVSSKMRIAIVTAIYQKSLTAKRLQTARPEILNLMSTDTDRIVNSCVSFHSFWSIPFQLFTTLYLLYTQLGIAFAAGVLFAVLLIPINRKITQKIAQLSQGLMSAKDARVTVTSESIGGAKDIKLNAWEDVFITKIQRLRSGEIGFLSKRKYLDALCVYFWATTPVLMCLFTFGTSVLLGKPLTAATTYTSVALLNMLIGPLNSFPWVLNGLAEAWVSLKRVQELLDLPDVNLAEYYRALAPSDTTFANSSKRPTILAIKDAHFEFATKRSRKELNLAQDDIVDFAFEGLTLQVRQGELVCLEGPVGGGKSSLLQVILGNFHSTTGDGAVAIGTDLSEGFGYVGQSAWLQQGTIRDNILWGEIYDDARYKAVIHACALQYDLEALRSADSTGVGEQGRTLSGGQKARVALARAIYQNKSIYLLDDILSALDAHVASHIIRHAVFGLLKDKTRIIVTQHPMVLNRASQILHVENGRVSQSDVPNVGSLLSDYDDYEEDTLSMAAATRETPETDSTDQQDRRSIDSALVEESREFGHLDRKVLDVYWQATGRALGLWVVVAVLTMQISRNLTDAWLAYWIGTTNNPLPAPPSNDTSDTVEFIVLQTDNSSIADTSFYLGIYAGLAVGNSFLTLLRAFLFALAGLKAAKAIHDRLLNSVVYTKLQFFDIVPLGRILNRFSSDVYTVDDTLPFILNILLAQFFGLLGALLISLYAMPWLGLLVVPLVPIYLTLQNKYRYASRDIKRLSSNALSPLYAHFTETLQGLSTIRALRGERRFQRDFLFKLGESIKAQLSAAASQQWLGLRLQLLGAFLVGGSGLLAAITSAHMTSPELVGLAISYALSITGLLSGLLYALAETEQEFVAIERIDQYCRLEREVNADGSADPPFGWPSQGVVVFENVHMRYREHLSYSIRGIDISVKPCERVALVGRTGSGKTSILASLLRVAPLDKGTINVDFVNIATLPLDVLRSRIALISQDPFLFNGTVRENLDPRAVHIDSEIWEAITCCLANPLVQALGGLDAKLDVSGSNLSAGQKQLLCLTRALLKKSKIVLIDEGTANLDFESESAIQLVLKNAFRGRTVIVVAHRLSGVLDTDQVLVMQDGTVCEQGAPQVLATQPDSLFYALLQEQQNSAFFVTSKG; encoded by the exons ATGGTCTACTGGGATCAGTTTTGGAACGACATCTGCCCGACCGGGCTACGGCCATGGGTGGAAACGAACAGTGATTTGGCACCGTGCTTCCAGGAGTTGGTTCTGCAGCTACCGGTGCTCGTGCTGTTCGCCACATTTTCCTCGTACTACTATGGAACCCACTGGCGTAGGGTTTCACGCAACGAAACGCAACTACGGGCGCTTAGAGTGCGCATTCTGGCCTCGATTGCAATGGCCATCCTGCCGGCCCTGAAGGTGTTCTACATCTTTCGCCTGCACCGACAGGTGTACCCGGTGGACATACTGCTTGCCTGCGTCCAACTCGTTGCCTGGCCAATCCATGCCGGTTTCCTGTTGTCCTCGGTGCGGAAAGGATCGCTCAGCCATCGGGGTCCGCTAGTGCTGATAGTACTATGGACCTCCCTGCTCGCCTTGTGCAGCATCTGGCTGCACACGAATGTGCGTACGGATTTTTGGCTGTGGTACCTTGCTCATCTTGCCTTATACCTGTGCTACGGTGGTACGCTTATTCTTCCGGGCAACGCCCACTACTTGCGGCCCCGTCGAACGGAGGACGACGAACGACAGGCTCTGCTGTCGCAATCCTACACACGCTTCTTCGAGGACATCGAAGAAACTGCCCTCGGGCCGGTGGAGGACGAAGCGAATGTGTTTTCTCGCTTGGTGTTCTACTGGGTACGACCGCTTATCACCAAAGGAGCCGCCGGAAAGCTGCGACGCAACGACGATCTGTTCGACCTACCCGAAGCGCTCACCCTTCATCGCGTGACGGAGCTTCTTCAGTCGGCCCTAGATGGAACGCGGTCCCTTTTCAAGGCCCTACACAAATGCTTCGGTTGGGAGTTCTATTTGATCGGACTACTTCGATTGCTGGGCGATTTGTCGGGGTTCGCTGGACCTATCCTACTCGGCAGCTTGTTGCGTACGGAGTATAACGACACATCTACGACGATACCTTCTCCCGACGATATAGACACCGGTAAACCGGTCGATTATCGGCCGTACTACTACGCCCTAGGTCTGCTCAGTTCTACGGTGATTAGTGCCTTTGCGGGGGTTCACTTCAACTGGCGTATGACATTCGTCAGTAGCAAAATGCGTATTGCCATCGTGACGGCAATCTACCAGAAATCTCTCACGGCAAAACGACTCCAGACGGCGCGCCCGGAAATCCTTAACCTCATGTCCACCGACACCGATCGAATCGTAAACTCGTGCGTTTCGTTCCACTCCTTCTGGAGCATTCCGTTCCAGTTGTTTACTACGCTGTACTTGCTCTACACACAGCTAGGAATAGCGTTCGCTGCCGGAGTACTGTTTGCGGTTCTACTCATCCCGATCAACCGAAAGATTACACAAAAGATTGCCCAATTGTCACAGGGTTTGATGAGTGCCAAAGATGCCCGCGTAACGGTCACCTCGGAGAGTATCGGTGGCGCAAAGGACATCAAGCTGAACGCCTGGGAGGACGTGTTCATTACGAAAATCCAACGCCTGCGAAGCGGCGAAATCGGTTTCCTTTCCAAGCGAAAATATCTTGACGCGTTGTGTGTCTACTTTTGGGCCACCACACCCGTGCTGATGTGTCTGTTCACCTTTGGCACGTCGGTACTGCTCGGCAAACCGCTTACCGCCGCGACGACCTACACCAGTGTGGCCCTTTTGAACATGTTAATCGGACCACTTAATTCTTTTCCTTGGGTTTTGAACGGACTCGCCGAAGCATGGGTTTCGCTCAAACGCGTTCAGGAGCTGCTGGACCTCCCCGATGTTAACCTGGCGGAGTACTATCGCGCCTTGGCACCATCCGACACCACGTTCGCGAACTCGTCCAAGCGACCCACCATCCTTGCGATCAAGGACGCTCACTTCGAGTTTGCCACCAAACGTAGCCGCAAGGAACTGAACCTCGCACAGGACGATATCGTCGATTTCGCCTTCGAGGGCCTCACGCTTCAGGTGCGCCAAGGAGAGCTGGTCTGCTTGGAAGGTCCGGTCGGCGGTGGTAAATCGTCCCTTCTGCAGGTGATTCTTGGCAACTTCCACAGCACGACCGGCGACGGCGCGGTCGCCATCGGCACGGATCTGAGCGAAGGGTTCGGCTACGTCGGCCAAAGTGCATGGCTACAGCAGGGCACGATTCGGGACAACATCCTGTGGGGTGAAATCTACGACGATGCGCGATACAAGGCGGTCATTCATGCGTGCGCCCTCCAGTACGATCTGGAGGCATTACGTAGCGCGGACAGCACGGGAGTCGGAGAACAAGGGCGCACCCTGTCCGGCGGACAAAAAGCACGCGTTGCGCTTGCACGGGCCATCTATCAGAACAAGAGCATCTACCTGTTGGACGATATTCTTTCGGCACTGGATGCACACGTCGCGTCTCACATCATCCGTCATGCCGTGTTCGGGCTGCTAAAGGACAAAACGCGCATCATCGTGACACAGCATCCGATGGTGCTGAACCGGGCGTCCCAAATTCTTCACGTCGAAAACGGTCGCGTGTCGCAAAGTGATGTGCCGAATGTTGGATCGCTGCTCAGCGACTACGATGACTACGAGGAGGACACACTCTCGATGGCGGCTGCCACACGGGAAACGCCAGAAACCGATTCCACCGACCAACAGGACCGGCGCAGCATCGACAGTGCGTTGGTGGAAGAATCGCGAGAATTCGGTCACCTTGATCGCAAGGTGCTGGACGTTTACTGGCAGGCGACGGGACGAGCGCTTGGTCTTTGGGTTGTGGTGGCCGTGTTGACAATGCAGATTTCCCGAAATCTTACCGACGCCTGGCTGGCCTACTGGATCGGTACAACAAATAATCCGTTGCCAGCACCACCATCCAATGACACTTCGGACACGGTGGAATTCATCGTGCTGCAGACGGATAACTCCAGCATCGCAGACACTTCCTTCTATTTGGGAATTTACGCTGGGCTTGCCGTGGGTAACAGTTTCCTTACCTTGCTGAGAGCGTTCCTGTTCGCGTTGGCAGGACTAAAGGCAGCCAAAGCTATCCACGACCGATTGCTCAACAGTGTCGTATAT ACTAAACTGCAATTCTTCGACATTGTTCCGTTGGGGAGAATATTGAATCGATTCTCTTCGGATGTATACACGGTCGATGACACTCTGCCGTTTATACTGAATATTCTACTGGCACAGTTCTTCGGATTACTCGGAGCGCTTCTCATCAGTCTGTACGCCATGCCCTGGCTGGGGTTACTTGTCGTGCCGCTGGTTCCGATCTACTTGACGCTACAGAACAAGTACCGGTACGCTTCACGAGACATCAAGCGTCTGTCAAGTAACGCCTTGTCACCGCTCTATGCGCACTTCACCGAGACGCTGCAAGGGCTGAGCACCATCCGGGCCCTACGGGGCGAACGTCGATTTCAGCGAGACTTTCTTTTTAAGCTCGGCGAAAGCATCAAGGCGCAGCTGTCGGCGGCCGCGTCTCAGCAGTGGCTCGGCTTACGGTTGCAACTGCTAGGGGCTTTCTTGGTCGGTGGTTCGGGTCTGCTAGCAGCGATTACCTCCGCTCACATGACCTCCCCCGAGCTGGTCGGTTTGGCCATTTCATACGCACTCTCCATCACTGGCCTGCTCTCGGGGCTGCTGTATGCGCTGGCCGAAACGGAGCAGGAGTTTGTCGCGATCGAACGTATCGATCAGTATTGCCGGTTGGAGCGGGAGGTCAATGCCGATGGTTCGGCCGATCCGCCCTTTGGGTGGCCCTCGCAGGGTGTGGTCGTGTTCGAAAACGTGCACATGCGTTACCGCGAACACCTTTCCTACTCGATCAGAGGGATCGACATCAGCGTGAAGCCGTGCGAACGTGTGGCCCTGGTCGGCCGGACTGGATCGGGCAAAACGTCCATCCTGGCCTCACTACTACGAGTCGCTCCACTGGATAAGGGTACCATCAACGTGGACTTTGTCAACATTGCCACCCTTCCACTGGATGTGCTGCGCAGTCGGATCGCACTCATTTCCCAGGACCCGTTCCTATTCAATGGGACGGTACGCGAAAATCTGGACCCACGCGCCGTGCATATCGACTCAGAAATATGGGAAGCAATCACGTGCTGCCTGGCTAACCCGCTCGTGCAGGCCCTCGGTGGACTGGACGCCAAATTGGACGTGAGCGGATCGAACCTATCCGCCGGACAGAAACAACTACTCTGCCTTACGCGAGCACTGCtgaaaaaatccaaaatcGTCCTCATCGACGAGGGGACCGCCAACCTTGACTTTGAATCCGAATCCGCCATCCAGCTCGTGCTGAAGAACGCCTTCCGCGGTCGGACGGTCATCGTGGTGGCACACCGGTTGAGCGGCGTCCTAGACACCGACCAGGTGCTGGTGATGCAGGATGGTACGGTCTGTGAACAGGGTGCGCCGCAGGTTCTTGCCACCCAGCCGGACTCTCTGTTCTATGCGTTGCTGCAGGAGCAGCAGAATTCGGCATTTTTCGTTACCAGCAAAGGATAG
- the LOC131266279 gene encoding unconventional prefoldin RPB5 interactor-like protein, producing MAMDQQQMYNQAYGDALRTNENETQRWSAYRQEHLDLKENLKMYQKTPRADILIPMGTKALLPGQLYHTGEVLVSHGGGYFTECTSEQARSIADRRVQLADEMLQKYDRERTLYSDKLEVPFINEAFAQGGREIIEPYDEQTEERWRAEHRRRVRETKQREAVDRKKKDQDDRDLFEKLEEMELLEELENEMEQLDMPEDDDDQLGRLMRGEIRLNSKLRTAHRSVPAAENDTIDIRKPTKESPTEGEQNTTTEDEENGKISDEDLVTTDDESVDGQGEEDISPEFSQLLNETKMLAKEEKIKIFQAKQKDVRKRLYQNSITITEKVDLYQLYEELEEALDFLRAGQETDEAIDDEQEEEETKSDQEPTANYTEKQRRKISFAEHDEIKLIENWQGLRITDKLPTGNTEKTVFLPIVHSAETLSNEYRNEAQEDEIICPADIFRKEMERRETPVELRSILKNKHFVEKESHSANESFGKTGVKRMVKETRMKDTMQDDILGEIVEHKIEPESTSAVTDLPPQPKKKVSRFKQQRH from the exons ATGGCGATGGATCAGCAACAAATGTACAACCAGGCATATGGCGAT GCATTACGTacgaatgaaaacgaaactcAGCGATGGAGCGCGTACCGGCAGGAACATCTGGATCTGAAAGAAAACCTCAAAATGTATCAAAAAACACCCCGTGCCGATATTCTCATCCCCATGGGCACGAAGGCACTTCTCCCTGGTCAGCTCTACCACACGGGCGAGGTGCTCGTCAGCCACGGTGGTGGATATTTTACCGAATGTACATCGGAACAGGCACGATCGATTGCCGATCGCCGGGTGCAGCTAGCGGATGAGATGCTCCAGAAGTATGACCGCGAGCGAACACTGTACAGTGATAAACTTGAAGTGCCCTTCATCAATGAAGCGTTCGCCCAAGGTGGACGTGAGATTATTGAGCCATACGATGAGCAGACGGAGGAACGGTGGCGAGCAGAGCATCGGCGTCGTGTTCGGGAAACCAAGCAAAGGGAGGCAGTCGATAGGAAAAAGAAGGATCAGGATGATAGGGACCTTTTTGAAAAGCTAGAAGAAATGGAACTGCTGGAAGagttggaaaatgaaatggagcaaCTGGACATGCCGGAAGACGACGATGATCAGCTGGGGCGTTTGATGCGTGGAGAAATTCGTTTGAACAGCAAACTAAGAACCGCTCATCGTTCAGTACCGGCAGCCGAAAACGATACCATAGATATTAGAAAGCCAACCAAGGAAAGTCCTACGGAAGGTGAGCAAAATACCACGACAGAAGAcgaggaaaatgggaaaatttcgGACGAAGATCTAGTAACTACTGACGATGAGTCAGTGGATGGTCAAGGCGAGGAAGATATTTCGCCAGAGTTCTCGCAGTTactgaacgaaacaaaaatgctaGCCAAGGAGGAGAAAATCAaaatcttccaagcaaaacagAAAGACGTTCGCAAACGTTTGTATCAGAACTCTATTACTATCACCGAAAAAGTGGATCTGTATCAGTTGTACGAGGAGCTAGAGGAGGCCCTGGATTTCCTTCGGGCCGGTCAAGAAACTGATGAAGCCATCGACGAcgagcaggaggaggaggaaacaaAATCGGATCAAGAACCAACGGCAAACTATACGGAGAAACAGCGCAGGAAGATATCGTTTGCTGAACACGACGAGATCAAACTGATAGAAAATTGGCAGGGTTTGAGGATCACTGACAAGCTACCTACAGGCAACACCGAAAAGACAGTCTTTTTGCCCATCGTACACTCAGCGGAAACACTTTCCAATGAATACCGCAACGAAGCACAGGAAGATGAAATCATCTGTCCGGCGGACATCTTCCGTAAGGAAATGGAACGGAGAGAAACTCCCGTGGAACTTAGATCGATTTTGAAGAACAAACATTTTGTAGAAAAAGAATCCCACAGTGCCAACGAATCATTCGGTAAAACCGGCGTTAAACGCATGGTCAAAGAGACAAGAATGAAAGATACGATGCAGGACGACATATTGGGAGAAATCGTGGAACATAAAATTGAACCGGAAAGTACTAGTGCTGTCACTGATTTACCTCCACAACCCAAGAAGAAAGTAAGTCGCTTTAAGCAGCAGCGACATTAA
- the LOC131266278 gene encoding dolichyl-diphosphooligosaccharide--protein glycosyltransferase subunit 2 — translation MNPLGCFMLVAFIGSSIAATQPTQRTVSSHLTTQDQERFDKVFSEGLKSNDLQALYFSSANVALPASDVAGSCKRLFTLHAESKLNDFEKNYYLIGARKNFGCKEALPAKVESSVKAALSKEASTAQEIYYNFHSAKLAGVTVDEKARTALGKNLQTVLKKDDSLNSLGHAFAVASELGTAGAFAYDRIEEAFVQADEVDGKLLQFEGGLSITALIVNGGFRLASTLGKPAPITADQAVKFANYFLSRASVQTPKGVSVLLEALNLLASQKTIAPICIRLANNGQLLPESPVLRVKVCDLLGKPLSPALAALSTTVLSLSTKQELVSKVNLVPSKDDATLYTYNLQSATPTRGQFRVDVEAAPSYRQQLKVNVLGKVRVSSLEVGVGDTDSTASSVKRHSVTYPSKLATVLNADSQQKVVLKTNLVDDASGKPITVHQAFVLLRHQETRQEIIFVAETDTSKAYKFEMDVGARAVDFAHKSGLYELRLIVGDALLSNSFQWYLADVELKFPATETAAGKQATVGAGFRQPLPEIEHQFRVPEKRPARFVSDLFTALCVAPLVILFALWAKLGVNVRNFPLSLGAVGFHVGLGAILALFGVFWLRLNMFETIRYLIPLALFTFFCGNRMLRKIARGGSEK, via the exons ATGAATCCGTTAG GATGTTTTATGCTGGTCGCCTTCATCGGTTCTAGCATTGCTGCTACACAGCCGACACAACGCACAGTCAGCAGCCACCTCACCACGCAAGACCAGGAGCGTTTCGATAAGGTTTTCAGCGAAGGCTTGAAATCGAACGATTTGCAGGCGCTCTACTTCTCCTCCGCCAATGTGGCTCTGCCGGCAAGCGATGTTGCCGGTTCGTGCAAACGATTGTTTACTCTTCATGCTGAATCCAAGCTAAAT GACTTTGAGAAAAACTACTATCTGATCGGAGCCCGTAAGAACTTTGGCTGCAAGGAGGCCCTGCCAGCAAAGGTTGAGAGCAGTGTCAAGGCGGCCCTGTCTAAGGAAGCCTCTACTGCACAGGAAATCTATTACAACTTCCACTCGGCCAAACTGGCTGGCGTGACGGTGGATGAGAAAGCACGCACGGCTCTAGGAAAGAACTTGCAAACGGTGCTGAAGAAGGATGACTCACTCAACTCCCTGGGACACGCTTTTGCGGTCGCCTCGGAACTTGGCACGGCCGGGGCTTTCGCTTATGACCGCATCGAAGAAGCGTTCGTACAGGCGGACGAAGTCGATGGCAAACTGTTGCAGTTTGAAGGTGGCCTTAGTATCACTGCACTCATCGTAAATGGCGGTTTCCGTCTAGCTTCAACCCTTGGTAAGCCGGCCCCGATTACGGCGGACCAGGCAGTGAAGTTTGCAAACTACTTCCTATCTCGTGCCTCCGTGCAAACGCCAAAGGGAGTCAGTGTGCTGTTGGAAGCCCTGAATCTACTCGCCTCGCAGAAAACGATCGCCCCGATCTGCATTCGGTTGGCCAACAATGGACAGCTGCTTCCGGAATCGCCTGTTTTGCGCGTAAAGGTTTGCGATCTTCTCGGAAAACCTCTGTCACCAGCCTTGGCCGCCCTGTCAACCACAGTTTTGTCGCTCTCGACGAAGCAGGAACTCGTTAGCAAGGTAAATCTCGTCCCAAGCAAAGACGATGCGACCCTGTACACATACAACCTCCAATCGGCCACCCCGACACGCGGTCAGTTCCGTGTCGATGTAGAAGCAGCCCCATCATACCGTCAGCAGCTCAAAGTGAACGTGCTCGGAAAGGTGCGCGTAAGTTCGCTGGAAGTCGGTGTCGGAGACACAGACAGTACGGCGTCCAGTGTAAAGCGACACTCCGTGACGTATCCTTCGAAGTTGGCGACGGTTTTGAACGCTGATTCGCAGCAAAAGGTCGTCCTCAAGACCAACCTGGTCGATGATGCTAGCGGAAAACCGATCACCGTTCACCAGGCCTTTGTTCTCCTGCGCCATCAAGAAACCCGGCAGGAAATAATCTTCGTCGCCGAAACGGACACCAGCAAGGCGTACAAATTCGAGATGGATGTCGGTGCCCGAGCAGTCGATTTTGCCCACAAGAGCGGCTTGTACGAGCTGCGACTAATCGTTGGCGATGCGCTGCTCTCGAACTCCTTCCAATGGTACCTGGCCGATGTGGAACTCAAGTTTCCCGCCACCGAAACAGCTGCCGGCAAGCAGGCCACGGTCGGTGCTGGCTTCCGTCAACCACTCCCGGAAATCGAACATCAGTTCCGTGTCCCCGAGAAACGTCCGGCACGGTTCGTTTCCGATCTATTCACCGCGTTATGCGTCGCACCGCTCGTGATCCTCTTCGCCCTGTGGGCTAAGCTTGGCGTGAACGTTCGGAACTTCCCGCTTTCCCTCGGTGCGGTTGGATTCCACGTGGGGCTGGGAGCCATTTTGGCCTTGTTCGGTGTGTTCTGGCTGCGGTTGAACATGTTCGAGACGATCCGGTATCTCATCCCACTGGCGCTGTTCACCTTTTTCTGCGGCAATCGTATGCTGCGCAAAATCGCTCGGGGAGGAAGTGAGAAGTAA